A stretch of the Veillonella parvula DSM 2008 genome encodes the following:
- a CDS encoding YraN family protein: MKTISTGKAFNELDSKELGKWGERVATNYIEKIGLTVVDTNYRTRLGEIDIIAKRDLVYHFIEIKARRGMQHGLAREAVTKKKQKHIKRAAMLFLYDLNQKKRRWKEISFDVIEVYLHEDFQSSIHYLPQCF, encoded by the coding sequence ATGAAAACGATTAGTACTGGTAAAGCATTTAATGAACTCGATTCAAAAGAACTGGGCAAATGGGGAGAACGAGTAGCCACTAACTATATTGAAAAAATAGGACTTACAGTAGTAGATACAAATTATCGAACGCGGTTAGGAGAAATTGACATCATTGCTAAACGTGATTTAGTCTATCATTTTATAGAGATTAAAGCTCGCCGAGGTATGCAACATGGACTAGCACGTGAGGCAGTTACCAAGAAAAAACAAAAGCATATTAAACGAGCTGCCATGTTGTTTCTATATGATCTAAATCAAAAAAAGCGCCGTTGGAAGGAAATATCCTTTGATGTAATAGAGGTGTATTTACACGAGGACTTTCAAAGTTCTATTCATTATTTACCACAGTGCTTTTAG
- a CDS encoding ribonuclease HII → MDKDVFSKLKVADIKALFETEQALEILSFAQEDTRSSVQKLAASYIKRQEKELKEQQRLMGMYDYEGMFYDQGIYHVAGVDEVGRGPIAGPVTVAAVILPPMTLIPGLNDSKKLTEEKREALYDIIMDEAVAVSCISYGPEKIDELNIYEVTRQAMYEAIRTLSVPAEAVVADAMKLPDLTIPVESIIKGDSKSANIAAASIIAKVTRDRYMKSLDDEFPGYGFGIHKGYYTELHKEAIEQQGVTPLHRKSFEPIKSIVRWVKPE, encoded by the coding sequence ATGGATAAGGATGTATTTTCTAAGTTAAAAGTAGCAGATATTAAAGCTCTCTTTGAAACTGAACAAGCCTTAGAGATTTTGTCTTTTGCTCAAGAGGATACACGTAGTTCTGTACAGAAATTGGCTGCGTCTTATATTAAGCGCCAAGAAAAAGAGTTAAAAGAACAGCAACGCCTCATGGGTATGTATGACTATGAAGGCATGTTCTACGATCAAGGTATCTATCATGTGGCTGGCGTCGATGAAGTGGGGCGTGGTCCTATTGCGGGGCCTGTTACGGTAGCTGCTGTTATCTTGCCACCTATGACATTAATTCCGGGGCTCAATGACTCTAAAAAACTAACAGAGGAAAAACGGGAAGCACTCTATGATATCATCATGGACGAAGCCGTTGCTGTTAGCTGTATTTCCTACGGCCCAGAAAAGATTGATGAGCTAAATATCTATGAAGTAACGCGACAAGCGATGTATGAGGCTATTCGTACGCTCAGCGTACCAGCTGAAGCAGTAGTGGCTGATGCCATGAAATTGCCTGATTTAACGATTCCTGTTGAATCCATTATTAAGGGCGATAGTAAAAGCGCTAATATTGCTGCTGCATCCATCATTGCAAAGGTTACGCGAGATCGATATATGAAGAGCCTTGATGATGAGTTCCCTGGCTATGGCTTTGGTATTCATAAAGGTTACTATACGGAATTACATAAAGAAGCTATCGAGCAACAAGGGGTAACACCGCTTCATCGTAAGAGCTTTGAGCCTATTAAATCTATTGTGCGTTGGGTTAAACCTGAGTAA
- the ylqF gene encoding ribosome biogenesis GTPase YlqF: MADSPIVHWFPGHMAKATRMITEYIKKVDVVIELLDARIPRSSANPVITELVGQKPHIVLLNKVDLADPKATKEWTEFFTKQGITVLAIDSKSGKGNKKLISTVERLSKPIIDRWVAKGIRSRSVRTIILGIPNVGKSTLINSLAGSAATRTANKAGHTRGQQWVKIGKNLELLDTPGVLWPKLEDQRAAARLAMTGAISDDVYDLEHVIKQLLNYLLTNAPNILVERYKLKEEEMTDVDTILESIGRRRGCLVSGGIVDFDKARRIILQDYRNTKLGTITLDQVDEEPYYPADGEESHNG; the protein is encoded by the coding sequence ATGGCAGATTCACCTATCGTACATTGGTTCCCTGGTCATATGGCGAAAGCCACACGTATGATTACGGAGTATATCAAAAAGGTAGACGTAGTTATTGAGTTACTAGATGCGCGTATTCCTCGTTCTAGTGCGAACCCAGTCATCACAGAACTCGTTGGTCAGAAACCTCATATCGTACTGTTAAATAAAGTAGATTTAGCAGATCCTAAAGCTACAAAGGAATGGACTGAGTTCTTTACAAAACAAGGCATCACCGTATTGGCTATCGATTCTAAGTCTGGCAAGGGTAATAAGAAGTTAATATCCACTGTAGAGCGTTTGAGTAAACCTATCATCGACCGTTGGGTTGCAAAAGGTATTCGTAGCCGTTCTGTACGTACTATCATCTTAGGGATTCCTAACGTTGGTAAATCTACATTGATTAACTCTTTAGCTGGTTCTGCTGCAACGCGTACAGCTAATAAGGCAGGTCATACACGTGGTCAACAGTGGGTTAAAATCGGTAAAAATCTTGAATTGCTTGATACACCAGGTGTATTATGGCCAAAATTAGAGGACCAACGTGCCGCGGCTCGCCTCGCTATGACAGGTGCCATTTCCGATGATGTTTATGATTTAGAGCATGTTATAAAACAGCTATTAAATTACTTATTGACGAACGCGCCAAATATTTTGGTAGAGCGTTATAAATTAAAAGAAGAAGAGATGACCGATGTTGATACGATTCTTGAAAGCATCGGACGTCGTCGAGGTTGTCTTGTAAGCGGTGGCATTGTAGATTTTGACAAGGCTCGCCGTATTATCTTGCAAGACTACCGCAATACTAAGTTAGGTACAATTACTCTCGATCAAGTTGATGAAGAACCGTACTACCCTGCAGATGGTGAGGAGAGTCATAATGGATAA
- the rplS gene encoding 50S ribosomal protein L19: MNIINVLEQEQLRTDIPTFRAGDTVRVHVKVVEGTRERIQVFEGLVIKRQNGGVRETFTVRRIASGVGVERTFPLHSPRLAKIEVMRRGVVRRAKLYYLRNLTGKAARIREKR, from the coding sequence ATGAACATTATTAACGTACTTGAACAAGAACAACTTCGTACAGACATCCCTACATTCCGTGCTGGTGACACAGTTCGTGTACACGTAAAAGTAGTGGAAGGTACTCGTGAACGTATCCAAGTGTTCGAAGGTTTGGTAATTAAACGTCAAAACGGTGGCGTACGTGAAACTTTTACAGTTCGTCGTATTGCATCCGGTGTAGGTGTAGAACGTACATTCCCACTTCATAGCCCACGTTTAGCTAAAATCGAAGTTATGCGCCGTGGTGTTGTTCGTCGTGCTAAATTGTACTACTTACGTAACCTTACTGGTAAAGCTGCTCGTATTCGCGAAAAACGCTAA
- a CDS encoding MarR family winged helix-turn-helix transcriptional regulator — MNHDELYKALCKVPSGKEKSRDRIIIELYMRSQGASQKQLVDALNMRPATVSEQTDILIELGYVTKHIDYMDKRISVVTLTDEGKRLGKSLLHTYNEFLNVMFSDLSDEDQENLYRLLGKLKRPIIRK; from the coding sequence ATGAATCATGATGAATTATATAAAGCCTTATGTAAGGTGCCAAGCGGCAAAGAAAAGTCTCGTGATAGAATTATTATTGAATTATATATGCGTTCTCAAGGAGCATCACAAAAGCAGTTAGTAGATGCTCTAAATATGCGTCCTGCTACTGTGTCGGAGCAGACAGACATACTCATTGAATTGGGATATGTTACAAAACATATTGATTATATGGACAAACGTATATCTGTAGTTACTTTAACAGATGAAGGGAAACGGTTAGGCAAATCTCTTTTACATACATATAACGAATTTCTTAATGTAATGTTCTCTGATTTATCGGATGAAGATCAGGAGAATTTATACCGCTTATTAGGTAAGTTAAAACGACCAATTATACGTAAATAA
- the glyS gene encoding glycine--tRNA ligase subunit beta, translating into MAKDLLFEIGAEEIPAGFMPNILGQLKQLAETKLNDAHLPFESIATYGTPRRLALIVKGLADTSAEISERHKGPSASIAYDADGNATKAAIGFARGKGLDVADLVVEDGYIYAETKTAGVPAKDIVTEMLPQLITGLNFPKSMHWGNLDAKFVRPVRWLVALLDEDVIPVEFATVQSGNVTRGHRFLGADEITIKNAASYVDTLKENFVMVDQDARRELISKQLHDMAASKNASIVWDDDLLEEINYLVEWPTALCGGFEESYLALPDAAIITPMKDHQRYFPLVDQDGKLLPMFLTVRNGSDHSIEVVQAGNERVLRARLDDAKFFFNEDRKKPLIDRQDGLTKIVFQEGLGNLADKTERLLKLGRVFGEECGLHEDTVVVLERATELAKTDLTTGMVTEFTELQGVMGKEYALLDGESPEVAEAIFEQYLPRFAGDVLPQTEAGKVLSIIDKVDNIVATFSRGLIPTGSQDPYALRRQTIGILNILLGSEWNISLRPIFKASMELLNVPAEKQEELLGQVEEFFTLRLKNIFLDREVPHHVIDLLLSNNELSVADAEGLVNALLANRIDENVELVQAYTRMYNLVKDVEYTGVNSDLLKEDAEKELFEAASKASEASSAAWEAGDYDAVVAVPATLVPAINKFFEDVMVMDKDEAIKANRLQLVRLAYSVMAIIGDISSLK; encoded by the coding sequence CTGATACATCTGCCGAAATCAGTGAACGTCATAAAGGTCCATCTGCGTCCATCGCTTATGATGCTGACGGTAATGCTACTAAAGCGGCTATCGGCTTTGCTCGTGGTAAAGGTCTTGATGTAGCAGATCTCGTTGTAGAAGATGGTTATATTTACGCAGAAACTAAAACTGCAGGGGTTCCGGCAAAAGATATCGTTACAGAAATGTTGCCTCAATTGATTACAGGCCTTAACTTCCCTAAATCTATGCATTGGGGGAATTTAGATGCTAAGTTTGTACGTCCAGTACGTTGGCTTGTAGCATTACTTGATGAAGACGTAATTCCTGTAGAATTTGCTACTGTTCAATCTGGTAATGTAACACGTGGTCATCGATTCTTAGGTGCTGATGAAATCACTATTAAAAATGCAGCATCCTATGTAGACACATTAAAAGAAAACTTTGTTATGGTCGATCAAGATGCTCGTCGCGAATTGATCTCCAAACAATTACATGATATGGCAGCTTCTAAAAATGCATCCATCGTTTGGGATGATGATTTGTTAGAAGAAATCAACTATCTTGTTGAATGGCCTACAGCATTGTGTGGTGGCTTTGAAGAGTCCTACTTGGCACTTCCAGATGCAGCTATTATTACACCTATGAAAGACCATCAACGTTACTTCCCATTGGTTGACCAAGACGGCAAATTGTTGCCAATGTTCTTAACAGTTCGCAACGGCTCCGATCATTCTATCGAAGTAGTTCAAGCTGGTAATGAACGTGTATTGCGTGCACGTCTTGATGATGCTAAATTTTTCTTTAACGAAGACCGCAAGAAACCTCTTATCGACCGTCAAGATGGTTTGACTAAAATTGTATTCCAAGAAGGTCTTGGTAACTTAGCAGATAAAACTGAACGTTTACTTAAATTGGGCCGTGTGTTTGGTGAAGAATGTGGCTTGCACGAAGATACAGTTGTTGTATTGGAACGCGCTACAGAGCTTGCTAAGACTGACCTTACTACAGGTATGGTTACAGAGTTTACTGAATTACAAGGTGTAATGGGGAAAGAGTATGCTTTACTTGATGGTGAATCTCCTGAAGTAGCAGAAGCTATTTTTGAACAATATTTACCTCGTTTTGCAGGTGATGTATTGCCTCAAACGGAAGCAGGTAAAGTATTGTCCATCATCGATAAAGTAGATAATATCGTAGCTACTTTCAGTCGTGGATTAATCCCTACAGGCTCTCAAGATCCATATGCATTGCGTCGTCAAACAATTGGTATCTTGAACATCTTGCTTGGTAGCGAATGGAATATCAGCTTGCGTCCAATCTTCAAAGCATCTATGGAATTGCTTAATGTGCCAGCTGAAAAACAAGAAGAATTACTTGGTCAAGTAGAGGAGTTCTTCACACTTCGTTTGAAAAATATCTTCCTTGATCGTGAAGTTCCTCATCATGTAATCGACTTGTTGTTGTCTAACAATGAATTATCCGTTGCTGATGCTGAAGGTCTTGTAAATGCATTGTTAGCAAATCGCATCGATGAAAACGTTGAACTTGTTCAAGCTTATACTCGTATGTACAATCTTGTAAAAGATGTGGAATATACTGGTGTTAATAGCGATTTGTTGAAAGAAGATGCTGAAAAAGAATTGTTCGAAGCTGCTTCTAAAGCATCTGAAGCAAGTAGTGCTGCTTGGGAAGCTGGCGATTATGATGCAGTCGTGGCAGTTCCAGCTACTTTAGTTCCAGCCATCAACAAATTCTTTGAAGATGTAATGGTTATGGATAAAGATGAAGCTATTAAAGCTAACCGTTTACAACTCGTTCGTTTAGCATACAGTGTAATGGCTATTATTGGAGATATTAGCTCATTAAAATAA